A region of Vigna radiata var. radiata cultivar VC1973A chromosome 6, Vradiata_ver6, whole genome shotgun sequence DNA encodes the following proteins:
- the LOC106764551 gene encoding trifunctional UDP-glucose 4,6-dehydratase/UDP-4-keto-6-deoxy-D-glucose 3,5-epimerase/UDP-4-keto-L-rhamnose-reductase RHM1: MSSKTTMYEPKNILITGAAGFIASHVTTKLINKYPSYKIVALDKVDYCSTVRNLGSCISSPNFKFVRGDIATADIVNHILIEEKIDTIMHFAAQTHVDNSFGNSMEFTYNNIYGTHVLLEACRVTNYVRRFIHVSTDEVYGETDLEDNIGNHETSQLLPTNPYSATKAGAEMLVMAYHRSYGLPVITSRGNNVYGPNQYPEKLVPKFILLAMRGEKLPIHGDGSNVRSYLHCADVAEAFDVILHRGEIGQIYNIGTKKERSVLDVAEDICKLFKLNPKDVIQFVQDRPFNDKRYFLDDQKLKQLGWEERITWEEGLKRTIDWYQKNPDWWGDVSTALNPHPRFSAINLSDEAQWSFQYGFSRLARSFTDIRGRNTSGFKFLIYGRTGWIGGLLGKLCDEEGIDWEYGRGRLQDRKSLEEDIRRVKPTHVLNAAGVTGRPNVDWCESHKVETIRTNVVGTLTLADVCKEQNLYMMNFATGCIFEYDKDHPLGSGIGFKEEDKPNFIGSFYSKTKAMVEDLLRNYANVCTLRVRMPISSDLSNPRNFITKISRYNKVVNIPNSMTVLDELLPISIEMAKRNLRGIWNFTNPGVISHNQILELYRDYIDPQFKWENFDLEEQAKVIVAPRSNNEMDASKLKKEFPELLSIRDSIIKFVFEPNKKT; the protein is encoded by the exons atgtcaTCAAAGACAACCATGTATGAGCCAAAAAACATCCTCATAACTGGAGCTGCTGGTTTCATAGCCTCGCATGTCACTACCAAGCTAATCAACAAGTACCCTAGCTACAAGATTGTAGCTCTTGATAAAGTAGACTACTGCTCCACTGTCAGGAATTTGGGGTCATGTATTTCATCACCAAACTTCAAATTTGTTAGGGGTGATATAGCTACTGCAGATATTGTGAATCATATTTTGATAGAAGAGAAAATAGACACCATTATGCATTTTGCTGCTCAAACTCATGTGGACAATTCATTTGGGAACTCCATGGAATTCACCTACAATAATATCTATGGCACTCATGTGCTTCTTGAAGCTTGCAGGGTCACCAATTATGTCAGAAGGTTCATTCATGTCAGCACAGATGAGGTCTATGGTGAAACAGACTTAGAGGATAATATTGGAAACCATGAGACATCTCAGCTTCTACCCACCAATCCTTACTCTGCAACAAAAGCAGGAGCAGAAATGTTGGTCATGGCCTACCACAGGTCTTATGGTCTTCCAGTTATAACTTCCAGAGGCAATAATGTGTATGGTCCCAACCAATACCCAGAAAAGCTTGTTCCTAAGTTCATCCTTCTTGCCATGAGGGGTGAGAAATTGCCAATCCATGGAGATGGATCAAATGTGAGGAGCTACCTCCACTGTGCAGATGTAGCAGAAGCTTTTGATGTCATACTCCACAGAGGAGAGATTGGCCAAATTTACAACATTGGCACCAAGAAAGAAAGGAGTGTGTTAGATGTTGCAGAGGATATATGCAAACTCTTTAAATTGAATCCTAAAGATGTTATTCAGTTTGTTCAAGATAGGCCTTTCAATGATAAGAGATATTTTCTTGATGATCAAAAGCTGAAACAACTTGGTTGGGAGGAGAGAATTACCTGGGAGGAAGGACTCAAGAGAACAATTGACTGGTACCAAAAGAATCCTGATTGGTGGGGTGATGTTTCCACTGCTTTAAACCCTCATCCACGTTTCTCAGCCATCAATCTCTCCGATGAGGCTCAATGGTCATTTCAATATGGATTCTCTAGGCTTGCAAGGTCATTTACAGACATTCGAGGAAGAAACACTTCAGGATTCAAGTTTTTGATATATGGGAGGACTGGTTGGATTGGGGGTTTGTTGGGAAAGCTGTGTGATGAAGAAGGAATTGATTGGGAATATGGGAGAGGGAGATTGCAAGATAGAAAATCACTTGAGGAGGACATAAGAAGAGTAAAGCCAACCCATGTGTTGAATGCAGCTGGTGTTACAGGAAGGCCTAATGTTGATTGGTGTGAATCACACAAGGTTGAAACTATAAGGACTAATGTTGTAGGCACTTTAACACTGGCTGATGTTTGCAAGGAACAAAACTTATATATGATGAATTTTGCAACTGGTTGCATATTTGAGTATGACAAGGACCACCCTCTAGGATCAGGCATTGGGTTCAAGGAAGAGGACAAACCAAATTTCATAGGCTCCTTCTATTCCAAGACCAAGGCCATG GTGGAGGACCTTCTAAGAAACTATGCAAATGTCTGCACATTGAGAGTTAGAATGCCAATATCCTCAGATCTTAGCAATCCAAGAAACTTCATCACAAAAATTTCTCGTTACAATAAAGTGGTAAACATACCTAACAGCATGACAGTACTAGATGAACTCTTACCCATATCCATTGAAATGGCTAAGAGGAACTTAAGAGGGATTTGGAACTTCACCAACCCAGGGGTGATTAGCCACAATCAGATATTAGAATTGTATAGGGATTACATAGATCCACAGTTTAAATGGGAGAATTTTGATTTGGAAGAACAAGCAAAGGTAATTGTTGCTCCAAGGAGTAACAATGAAATGGATGCTTCCAAGCTCAAAAAAGAGTTCCCAGAATTGTTGTCCATCAGAGATTCCATTATCAAGTTTGTCTTTGAGCCTAACAAGAAAACTTGA